TTGGATACCATATCATTATGGTAAGTTTACAGCTTCTTGGACAAATTTTGACCCGAGATTAACATTATGGGAGGTCGAGGGACGGAAGTAGATGGCACAGCATAGTCACGTCAAACCTGCATGACAATTACAACAGAAGCACAAGAGACAAGTTGAGAATCTAATTTGATGCccaattttttttttattccTCTCAGATGCAATATGGCTATGAGATACGAGGCCTAAACCGTTTTAGATGCCAACCGAAGTGGCTAGAGTACAAGCGAAAAGTCGTGTCGAGCGGCCTCGAAACAAAGTCAAGTCCGCACCTCTAATCCTCTCCCTTCACATCCTACACCGTTTAAAGGCCCTTACTGCTCGGTCTGGAAGTAGTTGAGGAGGATAGATCGCTCCTGAGACTCCTCACCCCAGTCCTTGACGACGACGCAAGAGCAGTTGACGACCTTGCGGGCGTTACCCTCACGGTCAAGAACGCCTATAGGTATTCGTTAGTACACCAATCCAGACCAAAGTAGATTCCATCGGGCAAAACGTACAGAGACCGGCCCACTCGCCGAGCTGCTTTCCGTCGGGGATCTGGATCAAGGGGATGTTGTGCTCATTGCAGAGAGCGACAACAAGCTTCTTGTAGGCCTCCTCCTCGCAGTTCTCGTTCAAGACACACATGTGTGCCTGTCGGCGATCGAGGGCCTTGGAAGCCTCACGGAGACCACGAGCGAGACCGTCGTGCATGAGAGAGAGCTTCAGGACACCCTTGAGAGCGTCGAGAATGGACATCTGGCCCTTGGGGGCATCGCCGGAaacctcaacaacatcggCGACCTCGGGGGTGTTGTCTTCTACGTCCGACTGTCACGAGAAAATGTTAGCCGACATTTTCGATTTTTGGTGCTTCCCCCACCATCGCGAATTGAGCATCCGTTTGAGGTTGCAGTTGCAAGCCTCAACAGCGCAATTGACGACAAGAGGCGGCAAGACATCAAAAACTCACCATCTTGGATAATCTTTTCTTGTCGGGCGATCCTCGAAGATTTCTATGTGTATCAAGGAAAAGTTGGAAGGGGGGTAGAGTCGTGATCTGGGAAATGTCTTCGTTTAGTTCCACGTTGATTTGCCGAAATCTAAACGACCGAGTGCGCAGACCCTTAGGGCAAGTGCACGGACCCACTCATTCACGCACTACAcctcttttttctctttctttctcatccGCGTTCCTTTACTTTGCAGTCTTCATCAATCGACCAAGTCAATCTTCGAGGTATGTATACTACGAAACTGGCTCGCAGCGATTCGAATCCAGAAGGATGATGCTATTCACCGTGGCAAAGGAGAGCAATCGAGGGCGTCGTTTTACGTGAGCCGATCTTTCAACAATGGCCGGGTTTTATTCACGGCTGGCGACAGTTCCTTGATACGCTTCTCCTTTTCAGCACTGGGCGGCAGAACCCTCGCGATCGATCGTTGAGGGCACTCTCCTCGCTCATGAGCCTTGGAAAGGCTAACAACTATATTTCATGGCAGATACCTCATTTCCCGTCCCGACTTGAGAATCTCCTCAAAACTCCGCCAAAATGGTCCGCACTTCCGTCCTCCACGATGCGCTCAACGCCATCAACAACGCCGAGAAGGCTGGCAAGCGCCAGGTCCTGATCCGACCTTCTTCCAAGGTCATTATCAAGTTCCTCCAGGTCATGCAGCGCCACGGTATGTCTCGGAATTTTTATTCCTTTAATTTTTTGTATCTTCTTCGTTGGCCTCCATCATTCGACATGACAACATTTGGCAGTGGTTCTTCTTCACCATGATCCAATTACCATGAGTCGTCGACAACTCTCGATCTCCTTATTCGGCATGATAACTAGGGCGACGGTCGATACTGCACCACGACCCAGCCCCTATAAGTTGCCGATAGATTCAAACTCGGAGATCTTACACGTTTTTCGGATTCTTTATACCCATGATGTCTAACGTTTAGTCTCTCGAAACATTACTGACTCAATCATCAGGATACATTGGAGAGTTCGAGGAGGTCGATGACCACCGATCCGGCAAGATCGTTGTACAGCTCAACGGCCGCCTCAACAAGACCGGTGTCATCTCCCCTCGCTACAACGTCCGCCTCTCCGAGCTCGAGAAGTGGGTTGTCAAGCTGCTCCCTGCCCGTCAGTTCGGCTATGTCATCCTCACCACCTCTGCCGGCATCATGGACCACGAGGAGGCCCGACGCAAGCACGTTTCTGGCAAGATCATTGGCTTCTTCTACTAAATGGGACGGGATACCAATCAAAAAGTGATTTTTACAAACAAAACAGGGCATTCTCGGCGTTGAGgcaggatgatgatgacaatgACCGATGCGATTAATAGCAATGTCGCTTATCGCACACGCGAGCACAAGAATTGAACCTATACGAGATGCTCAGACTCAAGACTCCCTATGAAGTGAAAGTAAAGACAAACGTGTTCATGCTCCTTCCCGACGTGGTACCCATTTCGGGTGGTACAATCCGCATATCAGATTGCTCTGGCTGTGGCTTCAGTAATCGAACCTATTGCATATGAATTCTATAAGTGACAAGAGACGTGCCTTTGTAACGCCGTTTGATAATTCGATATTGATTTTCACTGGGAAACTGTTGTCTAAATTTTACTTGGCATGGTGATGCAATAAGTCGTTGTGCCAGCAACGTCCCTGCTGAGCtattgttttctttttggacGGTTAGCCAATGAAAATGATGCAGCCAAAACCAATCCACTACTTTGTCTCAAGGTCAATCTGCCGCTTCGCGCTGAGACGGACATCATGACCGGTCGTGAGTTCATGGCTACCAGTCTTTGTAATTGATTTTCCTTAGCAGATACTTTCGTATCACCGAGCCGATGAATTTTTTCAACATACTTCTTACCATGTTGATTTAGTTTTGTGTTTGATCCAGAAGCCAACTATAAACATGATCCCTCTCTTATCGTTTCGCGCCTCTCAGCGGCGTCAACTCTTATCCATCACTGCTCTTACATTATTTTGTTTCTGCGCGTATAGTCTCTTGAGAATATCACCAAAACACACAAGAGAAATCCAAAttcaaactcaaactcaaacaCCCCTAGagccatcaacaaccccaGGATCAGCGCCACAAGATGAATATCTTGTTCAAGGAAGCGCCGAACCAAGAAAGGTTCCCACTCCAGGAATGCATCCTATAGGATATCTTACAAGGAATGCTCAGGAGGAGTTTGGAAAAATCAAGGCTCGACAGTCCAAGACGCTTGAGGAGGCTGTTCAGGAGTACCGTCGTCGATATGGTATTCCACCGCCACCCCTTTTCGACGAGTGGTTTCGATTTGCAAAAGATAACGACGTCAAATTGATAGACGAGTTCGACACGATTCACGACCTGATCACTCCATTCTGGGGACTAAAACCCAAGACTATCCGGGCTCGAGCCAGAGAGGCATTGGGTTTTGACAACGGGTTGATTGGGGTATCTATTCGAGACCACAAGATCACTTATATCCAAAATGGCGTTGAATGGCAGCAAAATGCCacgaagaggatgatgggCAAATTTCTCAAGTACCTTCCAGATATGGACCTGGCCTTCAACTTTCACGACGAGTCCCGCGTTATTCTTTCGCACGAGGACCTAACGAGGTTAGTGAAAATGGCCAAAGAGCAGAACATGCCCGCAGCGTTGGCGAAATCACAACTCGCCAACGACTTCACTCAAACGAACTCAGAGTTATATGATGGGAAGTCTTTCGACGAGATAAGTCTCACACGGTTCAACTCTTTTGCCCATCAATCAACCTGGTCTCATTCTCGCCTATCATGTCCGCCAGATACTCCAGCTCGATGtctcgaggaggaagaggctgtGGACTATAGAAACAGGTACGGCATGAGTGATCTTGGATTTGTTTACAACACGACCGCCATGTCAGACATCTGCCTATCGCCCAGCCTCAAATCTaactttggcttcttcggtGGACCCAACACATATAGAATTGTCCAGGATTTGTTTCCCATATTCTCCCAGTCTAAGATTTCTTCTTACAGCGACCTTGTATACCCGTCTCCCTGGGACTGGGCCGGCATGGTAGAAtacgatgaggagatggacaTGGAGTGGGTTAGGAAGGAGAGCAAGCTATACTGGCGCGGCTCGACCACTGGAGGCTACAGCCGGAACGGCCGTTGGAGACATCAGCACCGTCAACGTCTTGTACAGAAACTTAATGCGCGCGATCAGGCTCATATTCTCACTAAGCAAGGCGACCCTTCCTGGGCGACCAGCGAAGTTCCGCGCGGCGACTACAGCGAGATGATCGATGTGCATTTCTCTCACATTGGACAATGTGACCAAGGCGACTGCGAGGCGCAACGAGCTTTTTTCAATGTCACCGAGGCCGTAGATCAGCAAGATGCTTGGTCCTATAAATATCTCCTCGATATGGATGGAAACGCCTTTTCCGGTCGCTTCACTGCCTTCCTTCGCAGTCGCAGCCTAACATTCAAACTCGCGGTGTTCCGCGAGTGGCACGCTGAGTGGCTCAAGCCGTGGGCACATTATGTGCCTCTAAGTATCCAGGGAGATGACTGGCTTGAGACAGTTCGGTTCTTTGAGAGCGAGGAAGCTGGTCGTGAAGAAGGCGAGCGTATTGCGGCTGCTAGTCGAGAGTGGGCGAACCAGGCTCTTCGTCAGGTTGACATGGAAGCATGGTTTTTCCGCCTCATGCTTGAGTAAGTGCTATTGTCTCGCATAGTTTGGTCATTTTCATGCTGGTGCTAACGGGATACAGATATGCTCGAGTGATAGATGATAAGAGAGAAGTAATTGGTTATGATCGCAGTAGCGCCAATTTGAAGCTGCCAAAGGTTGAGAgttgatgaatgaatgatTAGACTGAGTGAATGACATATACGCATAGGGGATCGGAGCATAGCAAAAGGCACTTATACCACGGGAAACGGCATCAAGATTTATAATACCGACACAGGAACTGGTATTTCAAATGAGTGGGAGAATCATGCGTGTGTATATTATTTTGAATATGGGATAATTTTATTACGCCTCAGATCTATGATTAAAAATTGCAAACTGTACGCCACGATGCCCCCGTTCGCCAAATACATGCCATTTCTGTCCTCGCAACTCTCAATTATCTCGAGGCATATGTCGCACAAAGGACATATCCTTTTgttctctcttcctctaGAGTACACCGCTTTCCTCTGAGCTAGATGCATCGCGCTCAACTACCGTTTActcctcgtcttctccttctgcaTCATGCTCTTCAGAGGCTGACCTCGAGCGACGGCCTGCTGGACTGCTAACCCGATGAtgttctccttcttcctcgcctTCAGCATCCTGGCCCTCGTGGTGCTCCTCCTCAttcccttcttcctcatcggcCTGTCCCGTGCCAAGGGGGTGATCGCGATGTTGCTTGATCATCTCACGAATATCCTCTCTTGGGTCTTCGACGGTGACGTCGAGCTGGTCAACAACTTGCTCCTCATCGGTAATACCAATGTTTCGCGCAATGTTCTTTGTTCGCTGGGGTCGAATTACAGATTTCTGCATAACAGGATAGTAGTATACGGCCTTCTGGTTGGGATAGAAAGTGTCCTCATTGTAAGCCAGGAGAACCTCTGCGTCGAACTTGGTCTCATGGTCGTAATTGGTCTCCTGAGCTGTCTCATACGCTCTGAGCCGGTTGTATTGGAAGCATCCACCGTTGACAGAGTCATGAGTGTAGAGTTCGTCCTCGTTGTGGTcggcatcctcaacatcgaACTTGCGACGGAAACGATCCCCCACGTCAGGAGTTGCCGCCAAATAATAGTCAAAATTCATCCAGTTCTGAGGCTTGGGGTTGTTTTCAGGATCTTGCTCGTGAGCTGCCACAGCTGCCTCAtacgcttcttcttcctcggctGTCCGATCAATGGGCCGGAACAAACCACTGAGAAGACGTCTGTCATAATCCTTGGTGCTGACCACAGGGTTCTGGTGGAATTTGATCGTAACGTACGCGCCCGAGTCGGGGAAAGCCTCGAGATCTGGGATGAAAGGTGACACATCGACAACCTTGAGATTTCTCTTGCTTGGGTGTTTGGCACGTTTGGGGTCTTTGAATTCGTGCTCAGCAATGTCGAAGCCCTTGTCAATCTTTCGCTTAATGACGTGAGGAGCATCGGCTGCAGGCTCCGGGATGCGTCGATTCTTGTTGGCCTTAGTGAGTAGAGCACGAGGTGCAGCACCGTCTTGTCGCTTTGTGACCGTGGAAGATATGTATTCTGTCCGGCGAAGGAAAGAAACATTGGCTTCTGCGACCTTGTGTTTTCCCAGAGCGGCGATGGGTCTTAGAAGGGGTCGATcgtgaggatgaagagcaggaggatgaggaggagcctGAATAGCTGGGAGATCGTCAGCTTTGTGAGGTCAAAACACGATAAATAGTCAACCTACATCGTTCATCGCCATCAAAAACACCAGGCATGCCGACCAAGTCAAGGGGCATTCCCAGTTCAGCATCCGCCTCAATATTCAGCGGCTGCTCCCTCGCAAGGCGCGAAGCAAAGCCTGGTGTCGTATATTGACCGCTAGCAAGGCCAGTATTGGGTATGTCGAGCAGCTTAGGAGGATGGGGTGGTGGAGGGAGCGCATTGGAGAATCGGATGCGTGCGATGAAGTCCTGGTGAACCATGCGCTCGCCTGTGCGAGGAGCTGAGGATGACATGATGGTCGAATTGGCAAGGAGCGCCGAAGGAGACGTTGGTGAGGGTGTGAAGTCGTGATGTATCTGAAGGGTGTTGGCGCGCGATTCTTTTGTTCAGTTTGGCTTTATGGAGAAGCTTAAGCGCGGGCACGGCTGAGTTTCGAGGTCAAAGATATCCGAGAATTGCGGCGCGAGGCTGGCCTTGTCCAAGCTCCACGTTTGGCGTAGCCACTAAGACTTCCTCATGAAACTTACTCCAAATACCTAAACAGCAATTAAACAAAGAAACAGAATAATAACTCAGAGAAAGGTTTTCGGGCAATATAAACATACTTAACATGTTTTCACCTTAAGTATTGTTTATAAATAATGCCAAAATTAACCTGCACGAAGCTTTATACTGAAGAGCTCGGTCATTCTTTTGATTCATATGATTGTCATTTTCATTAAAAAGTTCATCTGCTCTGTTTGTCATGGCCCCAGATCCGTCCAAGTCTATAGCTAAGGTCCGTTTGTGTCACACAAACCCAGTTCCTTTCTTTATCGCCAAACCCCCATGTGAGTTGTCACCAGTCAATTTCCCCTCGTAATTGAAATACACGCGTCGGAACACGCATCGCATTATTGTGCAGCTTGATAAAGCTGGCCGTCATGTTTATACAACGCACGCGGGCACTCGTTCAGCGGAGATGGCCGCTGTGCTGAAGAAAAGTATCCCCAAAAGTCGCGTCTGTTTACGAGCTGTTCTTGGCGTAGTTCTTCTTACCGACAGTAAAGGGTACGTAGCGGTACTTGATCATGTGCTGAATTTGCTTACGCACTAGAAACAATCAATATACGGAATTGTGTGTGTATGTCATATGGAACTTACTAGtcaggaagaagaggatgaacCAGTACATGACCAGAACGGGCCAGAAAACTGGCACGTTAAAGATCTCGAACCAActgcagaagaagctgatgatgatagcTCGGGTGGCCCAGTACCAGAACTTGAACTCAGGAAGTCGGCGAATGAAGGGCTTGAACTCCTCGTCCTGCTTGGTGGGAAGGGTGCCCACAGAGCCGTCCTCCATCTCGTTGTCGGCCTCTTCGTTGGAGGGGTCGAACTTGGGCTGCAGGAAAGCCAGGAACAGGTTTAGAAGATAGATTCCGAGCGCATAGGCAACTGCGTAGTTGTAAGTAAGATGATCCGGGTGGGTGATTTGCAGGTTCGAGCCTACCGATATACCAGCCCTGCGCAAGAAGGATtcgaagaaagaagaggaggaggcagaCAACAGTGCCGACCCATCGGTAGAGGACGAAAGGGGTCGACTGGTCCAGCAAAGCTTGGTATTTCTAATCCGTCGTCAGAAGAGTCGCAATGCATAACAGTCTATTTCGAGAGACATACTCGCTGAAGCCTCGAGGTATGGACGCTGACAGCCTCGAAAGGGGTCTGCTCAGGCTCTGGCGCATTCATCTTGGAAAGAGGATCGGTCGACCGTTGTCAATCGGGATATATGACGGGGAGGAGGCGCAAATTATTCAAATAGAATAATCGAGTGTAATTGTGCGGAACAAGGACTACGATGTCGTGAGAAAAGTCGAAATCGAcaggaagaaaaaaaaagaagtgATGGCGAATTTGCGATTGGGGGGTCAGGACTTCCAACTTTGGACTTTTGGCGATGCAGCCACGTAAGGTTTGTTAAGCTCTTGGTACCTAGGCAAGACTAATCAATTCCCCGGTCCTTTACCGGACAAAGGAGAACTTGATGAACCGTTGACAGGCAGTTTGTTTGGTAGCCTCCCTGAAACTGACAGTTAGCCTATGATCTTATTGGTGATTCAGCCGGAATACTGCTGAGCGATCTGAGAAGAGCCCCTTGACCCCACATGCGAATGAGGCGCAGTCTTTAATTATCTATTACCGCGTCGCGTCGAGTTGCTTACCCCTGTAAGAAGCTCACGCCGTATGTATTCAGTGTACAGAGTACGGAGTAGAGATCCAACTATACATTACTTATCTACCTACTCTGAAGGTAGGCACAGTTTAATTTACCAGCTCATGGCTACCTGGATGACAACATTCTATTCATAAAGCTGCGATTTATGCTCTATTCTAGGCAGATACCGAAGGCAATGCTCTTCCGGTTATTCCTCTACCATTAGCGAACAAGAACTTGCAGGGTGTGGCTTGGCCACTACCTCTGCTGCATCATCAATAGATTATTTGTGAAAGAGATTATCAACAAGTCGAGTTGAAGGAGTTCCCATCTTAACCTGGAGTTGTCAAGGTGATTAGTTGAACCTCTCACGTGACGTTCAACACAAATCTGGTTGTCGGCTTTGCCATGGGTATGGGCGGCCCATGTTATCCTCGGCTCTGTTGCGTCACTGGGGAAGCTTAAGCTCCCCGGTTATCAAATACAAGTCcaatacttacttattatagctCCTCATTGATCAAATTCTTAACTTATACAATAGTAACCGTACCAACTCCTTCAGTTGTGGAACCAACAGATAACGTTTTTACATCACAATATTGATCGTTGACTATCTTTCTCATCATTTCCATTCTCTAGTATCACAATGAACACTTTCCGGTGCATGAGACCAGTGGCAGCTCGGGTGGCCTTCCAAAGGTCTACTCTTCCTCGCGTTGCTCGAGCTTACAGCTCGACGACTTATGAGTATAtccaagtttctcaacccaagcCCGGTGTTGGACAAGGTACGAATGATACTGAAACAATGCAATCCCTTGGTTTGGTTTATCGAACAGTATCTAACGATGATTAGTTACCTTGAACCGTCCTAAGGCCCTCAACGCCCTATGCACGCCTCTTATCAAAGAGCTCAACCAGGCTCTTCTTGAATTTAATGTGGCCGACGATACGTCAGTCATTATTTTAACCGGCTCCCAAAAGGCGTTTGCAGCTGGTGCTGATATCAAGGAGATGGCCCCGCTTACCTTCGCCGAAGCTTACACCAAGTCCTTCATCGAGTCCTGGTCAGACCTCACCACTCAGGTGAAAAAGCCAATCATCGCTGCAGTTTCGGGGCATGCCCTTGGTGGAGGCTGCGAGCTCGCCATGATGTGTGATCTCATCTATTGTACTGAGAATGCGAACTTCGGCCAACCCGAGATCAAGCTCGGGACTGTTCCTGGAGCTGGTGGCAGCCAGCGCCTTACTCGTGCCATCGGCAAGTCAAAGGCAATGGAACTCATTCTGACCGGAAAGTCACTTTCTGGTGTCGATGCAGAGAAATGGGGACTCGCTGCCAGGGTGTTTCCCACGTATGAGGCTCTGATGGAGGAGACGCTCAAGACAGCCGAGACAATTGCTGGCTACTCCAAGGTGGCTGTTCAAGCCGCCAAGGAGGTTGTCAACAAGAGCCAGGATCTGGCCCTACGTGATGGTGTCGAGTATGAGCGGCGAGTCTTCCACAGCTTGTTTGGTAGCCAAGATCAGAAGATTGGCATGAAGGCGTTCgcagaaaagaagaaggctgagtGGAGTCACTCATAAGCGCTATTTGGAATTTAGGGATGTGCCTTGACGGCgtttatataaaaaatatgAATGCAAGACCCATTGCAGATATGAAAACCGCCACGACGTCCATCTGTTTACTAACTCAAGTGTGGGGTTGAGATAGTTGTTCACAGGTACAGGTATCAGTTGCATGGCTGGCCGTAAGAAAATGGATATCAAACATCTACTGTATGAAACATACTTAAACCGACTATATccaagagaaagaaaaaagtagAAAAAATATTCGTAAATTAACCTAGGGTTGCAATGCAAGAGAGGTTCGAGGCGACTTGTGAGATGATGCAACAATCCATGTCTTAAAACACCCTGCAAGCACCTATACATGGATGTTCGTCTTCACTTGCAGAGTCGCTCTTCCCGTTTTTATGGTATGCTGTGGCCCAACAGCC
This genomic stretch from Fusarium oxysporum f. sp. lycopersici 4287 chromosome 5, whole genome shotgun sequence harbors:
- a CDS encoding 40S ribosomal protein S22, encoding MVRTSVLHDALNAINNAEKAGKRQVLIRPSSKVIIKFLQVMQRHGYIGEFEEVDDHRSGKIVVQLNGRLNKTGVISPRYNVRLSELEKWVVKLLPARQFGYVILTTSAGIMDHEEARRKHVSGKIIGFFY
- a CDS encoding 40S ribosomal protein S12, producing MSDVEDNTPEVADVVEVSGDAPKGQMSILDALKGVLKLSLMHDGLARGLREASKALDRRQAHMCVLNENCEEEAYKKLVVALCNEHNIPLIQIPDGKQLGEWAGLCVLDREGNARKVVNCSCVVVKDWGEESQERSILLNYFQTEQ
- a CDS encoding enoyl-CoA hydratase; this encodes MNTFRCMRPVAARVAFQRSTLPRVARAYSSTTYEYIQVSQPKPGVGQVTLNRPKALNALCTPLIKELNQALLEFNVADDTSVIILTGSQKAFAAGADIKEMAPLTFAEAYTKSFIESWSDLTTQVKKPIIAAVSGHALGGGCELAMMCDLIYCTENANFGQPEIKLGTVPGAGGSQRLTRAIGKSKAMELILTGKSLSGVDAEKWGLAARVFPTYEALMEETLKTAETIAGYSKVAVQAAKEVVNKSQDLALRDGVEYERRVFHSLFGSQDQKIGMKAFAEKKKAEWSHS